Proteins from a single region of Thunnus albacares chromosome 14, fThuAlb1.1, whole genome shotgun sequence:
- the LOC122997345 gene encoding galectin-related protein B-like, giving the protein MAVQAAEKDGIVLKNVEDEQLNDSLGNPGLISPDKEDLSRLLTVPFSGRIRGGMRPGKKIIVMGIIDLEPDSFDVSLTCGRESEKEAPPFDVALKLTARFADRQFLRSARISGKWTEEEASTAYFPFIPDQPFRIEIHCEHQRFRIFVDGHQLFDFYHKVKSLASIDTVRIQGDLQITKLG; this is encoded by the exons GTGTTGAAGAATGTGGAAGATGAGCAGCTGAACGACTCGCTGGGGAACCCCGGCCTCATCTCACCTGACAAGGAGGATTTATCACGTCTCCTG ACGGTGCCATTCAGCGGACGCATCCGGGGAGGCATGCGGCCAGGAAAGAAGATCATAGTGATGGGCATTATTGATTTGGAGCCAGACAG CTTTGACGTGAGCCTGACCTGCGGCCGCGAATCAGAGAAGGAGGCGCCGCCGTTTGACGTGGCCCTGAAACTCACCGCCCGCTTCGCTGACCGCCAGTTCCTGCGTAGCGCCCGGATCTCTGGGAAGTGGACGGAGGAGGAGGCGTCCACCGCCTATTTTCCCTTCATCCCCGATCAACCTTTTAGG ATTGAGATCCACTGCGAGCACCAGAGGTTCCGAATATTCGTGGACGGACACCAGCTCTTTGACTTTTATCACAAAGTAAAATCTTTGGCCTCTATCGACACAGTACGGATACAAGGAGACCTACAGATCACCAAGCTCGGTTAA